DNA sequence from the Streptomyces canus genome:
CTCGGGCTCACCCGGGTCGCCGCGCTGGAGCTGGCACCGCGCGGTATCCGGGTCAACGCCATGTGCCCGGGAGCCGTGGACACCGAGATGTCCAACCCGGCGGTCCTGGACCCCTCGGCGGACGGCGAGGAGGCCTCCCGGGGGCTGGACCGGTTCTACCGCAAGGTCGTTCCGCTGGGCCGGATCGGGCGGCCGGAGGAGGTGGCGGCGCTCGCGCTCTTCCTGACCTCCGCCGACTCCTCGTACATCACCGGCCAGCCGTTCGTGATCGACGGCGGGTGGCTCGCCGGGGTCTCGGTCATCTGACCACCCATCAGCTATTGACGCTGTTGGCGCCCGGTGCCACAGTCGGCGGCAGATCAGGAATCTGACGGAGCGTCAGAAACTACTGGGGACGGTGAACCTCCTTGGAATTCGGGCTCTTTGTACAGGGATACGTGGGCAAACGTGCCGAGACCGACCCGCTGGCCGAGCACAAGGCGCTGATGGAGGAGACCGAGTACGTCATCCAGGCGGACCGGTCCGGCTTCAAGTACGCCTGGGCGTCCGAGCACCACTTCCTGGAGGAGTACTCGCACCTCTCCGCCAACGACGTGTTCCTCGGGTACCTCGCGCACGCGACCGAGCGGATCCATCTCGGCTCCGGGATCTTCAACCCGCTCGCGCAGGTCAACCACCCCGTGAAGGTCGCCGAGAAGGTGGCCATGCTCGACCATCTCACCGAGAACCGCTTCGAGTTCGGCAGCGGGCGCGGGGCGGGCTCGCACGAGATCCTCGGGTTCATACCGGGCGTGACCGACATGAACTACACCAAGGAGATCTGGGAGGAGACCATCGCGGAGTTCCCCAAGATGTGGCTCCAGGACGAGTACGTCGGCTTCCAGGGCAAGCACTGGCAGCTGCCGCCGCGCAAGGTGCTGCCGAAGCCGTACGGGAAGGCGCACCCCGCGATGTGGTACGCGGCCGGGTCGCCGCCGTCGTACGCCATGGCCGCGCGCAAGGGGCTCGGGGTGCTGGG
Encoded proteins:
- a CDS encoding LLM class flavin-dependent oxidoreductase, whose protein sequence is MEFGLFVQGYVGKRAETDPLAEHKALMEETEYVIQADRSGFKYAWASEHHFLEEYSHLSANDVFLGYLAHATERIHLGSGIFNPLAQVNHPVKVAEKVAMLDHLTENRFEFGSGRGAGSHEILGFIPGVTDMNYTKEIWEETIAEFPKMWLQDEYVGFQGKHWQLPPRKVLPKPYGKAHPAMWYAAGSPPSYAMAARKGLGVLGFSVQKVSDMEWVLEQYKTAVVDAEPIGDFVNDNVMVTTTAICAPTHAEAIEIAVNGGLHYLPSLVFRYHDTFPRPEGFPVWPETLPEYTAEFVEVLIEEELLICGDPDEVVRQCKRWEQAGADQLSFGLPVGVPKEETLQTIRLIGEHVIPKIDTDPVHRTTRFRESA